One Nerophis ophidion isolate RoL-2023_Sa linkage group LG06, RoL_Noph_v1.0, whole genome shotgun sequence genomic region harbors:
- the pfkfb1 gene encoding 6-phosphofructo-2-kinase/fructose-2,6-bisphosphatase 1 isoform X2 yields the protein MDLPPQECRVTRTRCDSTASVPQFCNSPTVIVMVGLPARGKTYISKKLTRYLNWIGVPTKTFNVGQYRRQAVKTYENFEFFKPDNEEAMSIRKACAAAALKDVAAYFTQEQGQVAVFDATNTTRERRAVIYRFAKERGYKVFFVESICEDPDIIVENVKQVKFGSPDYVNRSMEEAIEDFLQRIECYKSSYMPIDDEKDRKLSYIKIYEVGKRYLVNRVQDHIQSRIVYYLMNIHVTPRCIYLSRHGESEFNLLGRIGGDSGLSSRGQEYAVALTNFIQSQTIKDLKVWTSHMKRTIQTAQALGVQYEQWKALNEIDAGVCEELTYEEIQENFPEEFALRDQDKFRYRYPKGESYEDLVHRLEPVIMELERQENVLVICHQAAMRCLLAYFLDKPAECRRPQKPG from the exons ATGGATCTTCCCCCGCAGGAATGTAGGGTGACCCGGACGAGGTGTGACAGCACAG CATCAGTGCCACAGTTCTGCAACTCTCCCACCGTGATCGTCATGGTGGGTCTGCCAGCCAGAGGGAAAACCTACATCTCCAAGAAGCTCACCCGTTATTTGAACTGGATCGGGGTTCCCACAAAAA CGTTTAATGTCGGCCAGTATCGCCGGCAGGCCGTCAAAACCTATGAGAACTTTGAGTTCTTTAAACCTGATAATGAGGAGGCCATGAGCATCCGCAA GGCCTGTGCAGCTGCTGCCCTCAAAGATGTTGCTGCCTACTTCACACAGGAACAAGGACAAGTGGCG GTTTTTGATGCCACCAACACTACCAGGGAGAGAAGAGCAGTCATCTATAGATTTGCCAAGGAACGAGGCTACAAG GTTTTCTTTGTGGAGTCCATCTGTGAGGACCCAGATATAATAGTAGAGAATGTCAAG CAAGTAAAATTTGGCAGTCCGGATTATGTGAATCGCAGCATGGAGGAAGCCATAGAAGACTTTCTTCAGCGCATTGAGTGTTACAAGTCCAGCTACATGCCCATAGATGACGAGAAAGACAG AAAGCTCTCCTACATTAAGATCTATGAAGTGGGCAAAAGGTACCTGGTGAATCGAGTCCAGGACCACATCCAGAGTAGGATCGTCTACTACCTCATGAACATCCATGTAACTCCAAGGTGCATCTATTTGAGCCGCCATGGGGAGAGCGAATTTAATCTTTTAGGTCGGATCGGCGGAGACTCTGGTTTGTCCTCCAGGGGACAGGAA TATGCTGTTGCTTTGACCAACTTCATCCAGAGTCAGACAATCAAGGATTTGAAGGTGTGGACTAGTCACAtgaagagaaccatccagactgcacAAGCACTGGGGGTTCAGTATGAGCAGTGGAAGGCTCTCAATGAGATAGACGCT GGTGTGTGTGAGGAATTAACATATGAGGAGATTCAGGAGAATTTCCCGGAAGAATTTGCACTGAGGGACCAGGACAAGTTTCGGTATCGTTACCCAAAGGGTGAG TCCTATGAGGACCTTGTCCATCGCCTGGAACCAGTCATCATGGAGTTGGAAAGGCAAGAGAACGT